One window from the genome of Echinicola vietnamensis DSM 17526 encodes:
- a CDS encoding NADH:ubiquinone reductase (Na(+)-transporting) subunit D — MSTETAEKTEIKKPAEALLSKRRKKLISDPLVDDNPITIQVLGICSALAVTTQMKPTLVMALSVIFVIVMSNLTISIMRNTIPTRVRIIVQLAVVATLVTLVNEILKAFAYDMYKELSVFVGLIITNCIVMGRLEAFALGNKPYDSVLDGFGSALGYSWIILTVAFFRELWGSGSVFGIPVFDTVSSWFGEDFSLATNGLMVSPVGAFIILGLIIWVQRTKTGYVEH, encoded by the coding sequence ATGAGTACAGAAACAGCAGAAAAGACAGAAATCAAAAAGCCGGCTGAGGCGCTTCTGTCAAAGCGAAGAAAAAAATTAATATCTGATCCATTGGTAGATGATAACCCAATTACCATTCAGGTATTGGGGATTTGTTCTGCACTGGCGGTGACCACACAGATGAAGCCTACCTTGGTAATGGCATTGTCGGTAATTTTCGTGATCGTGATGTCTAACCTGACCATCTCCATCATGAGGAATACCATCCCTACCCGTGTTCGGATTATCGTTCAGTTGGCCGTAGTGGCCACCTTGGTGACGCTGGTAAATGAGATTCTTAAGGCTTTTGCTTATGATATGTACAAAGAGTTGTCCGTATTCGTAGGTTTGATCATTACCAACTGTATCGTAATGGGAAGGCTAGAGGCATTTGCTTTAGGTAATAAACCATATGATTCCGTATTGGATGGATTTGGAAGTGCACTGGGGTATTCTTGGATCATTCTGACAGTAGCTTTCTTTAGAGAATTATGGGGATCAGGTTCCGTATTCGGTATTCCTGTTTTCGATACCGTTTCTTCTTGGTTTGGAGAAGATTTCTCTCTGGCAACAAACGGTCTGATGGTGAGCCCTGTGGGTGCCTTTATCATCTTGGGATTGATCATTTGGGTACAGCGTACCAAGACAGGTTATGTAGAACATTAA
- a CDS encoding DUF502 domain-containing protein, whose amino-acid sequence MSFTSKRVVNYFFKGLLFVAPLALTAYIIYYIVQFLDNLLPVPVPGLGILIVFGLITFIGYLANIFITRPIFELIEKWLFRIPLVNILYTSIKDLMSAFVGDKKKFNTPVIVKLSEHVSRLGFMTQEDLSMIDEEELVAIYLPHSYNFSGNCFLVPRANVRILKGANSTEVMKFIVSGGVSELSEPKK is encoded by the coding sequence ATGTCATTTACCTCTAAGCGTGTCGTAAACTATTTCTTTAAAGGGTTGCTCTTTGTGGCTCCATTGGCCCTGACGGCATATATCATTTATTATATTGTCCAGTTCTTGGATAACTTGTTGCCAGTACCGGTGCCAGGGCTCGGTATTTTGATCGTTTTTGGATTGATTACATTTATTGGTTACTTGGCCAATATTTTCATTACCAGGCCCATTTTTGAATTGATTGAAAAGTGGCTGTTCCGGATTCCTTTGGTGAATATCCTCTATACCAGCATCAAAGATTTGATGTCTGCCTTCGTAGGCGATAAAAAGAAATTCAATACCCCGGTGATCGTCAAGCTTTCCGAACATGTGAGCCGTCTGGGCTTTATGACCCAAGAGGATTTATCCATGATCGATGAGGAGGAATTAGTGGCCATCTACCTTCCGCACTCTTATAACTTTAGCGGTAATTGCTTCTTGGTTCCTCGGGCAAACGTAAGGATTCTAAAAGGAGCCAATAGCACTGAGGTGATGAAGTTTATTGTTTCAGGGGGTGTTTCTGAATTGAGCGAGCCAAAAAAATAA
- the nqrC gene encoding NADH:ubiquinone reductase (Na(+)-transporting) subunit C translates to MQQSNTYIITFSVILTVVLGFLLSGTSQLLGPIQKEAVALDNKKQILGAVMDAEKIAAMKPKEINEYYENTISSKVVNINGEEVTEQEGTQVIAETVDVAKNYKKPAEERLYPVYIYHEEGSEDKVVAYILPLYGAGLWDSIWGYLALQTDLNTIEGVTFSHAGETPGLGARITSTEVQQRYQGKEIFGDGGELEAVSMQKGEGKDYSSQPHKVDGMSGATITGEGVNKMLKNYLGYYQSYMDKVKGKS, encoded by the coding sequence GTGCAACAGTCTAATACATACATCATTACATTCTCGGTAATTCTTACCGTTGTTCTTGGGTTTTTACTTTCAGGCACGTCTCAGCTGCTGGGACCTATTCAGAAAGAAGCTGTAGCCTTGGATAATAAAAAGCAAATCTTGGGTGCAGTAATGGACGCAGAAAAAATTGCAGCCATGAAGCCCAAGGAGATCAATGAATATTATGAGAATACGATTTCTTCTAAGGTAGTGAATATCAATGGAGAAGAGGTGACAGAGCAGGAAGGTACGCAAGTTATTGCGGAAACGGTAGACGTGGCTAAGAACTATAAGAAACCTGCAGAGGAGCGTCTTTATCCGGTTTACATTTATCATGAAGAGGGAAGCGAAGACAAAGTAGTGGCCTATATCCTTCCGCTTTACGGTGCGGGGCTATGGGATTCCATTTGGGGATATTTGGCCCTCCAAACTGACCTGAACACCATCGAGGGGGTTACCTTTTCCCACGCTGGTGAGACACCGGGGCTTGGAGCGAGGATTACCTCTACTGAGGTTCAGCAGCGGTACCAAGGCAAAGAGATCTTTGGTGACGGAGGAGAGCTGGAAGCTGTAAGCATGCAAAAGGGTGAAGGCAAAGACTATTCCTCTCAACCGCACAAGGTGGATGGCATGTCTGGCGCTACCATTACCGGAGAAGGAGTGAATAAAATGCTTAAAAACTATCTCGGATATTACCAGTCTTACATGGACAAGGTAAAAGGAAAATCCTGA
- the trxA gene encoding thioredoxin — protein MAKAIEITDANFEEIIKSDQPILVDFWAEWCGPCKMIGPVVEEIAGEYDGKAVIGKVDVDANPAVASKFGIRSIPTLLFFKNGEVVDKQVGAVPKSVLAQKLEAQI, from the coding sequence ATGGCAAAAGCAATTGAAATTACCGACGCAAATTTTGAGGAAATCATCAAATCAGACCAACCGATCCTAGTTGATTTCTGGGCTGAGTGGTGCGGACCCTGTAAAATGATCGGGCCAGTAGTCGAAGAAATTGCTGGTGAATACGATGGAAAAGCGGTGATAGGTAAAGTCGATGTAGATGCAAACCCTGCTGTAGCCTCTAAGTTTGGCATCAGAAGTATCCCTACCCTACTCTTCTTTAAAAATGGTGAGGTAGTAGACAAGCAAGTTGGTGCTGTACCAAAATCAGTACTGGCTCAAAAGCTAGAAGCTCAAATCTAA
- a CDS encoding NADH:ubiquinone reductase (Na(+)-transporting) subunit B produces the protein MKFLRDLLDKQKPLFQKGGKFENLYYLYEAGETFMFSPNHTTGIKGAQVKDAIDLKRMMITVVVALLPCLLFGIYNVGEQHFLAVGESVGFGEKFLLGLKLVLPIVIVAYAAGGIVEAIFAVIRKHPINEGFLVTGMLVPLVVPATMPLWQVALATIFAVVIAKEVFGGTGMNILNVAMTARAFLYFAYPAQISGDQVWTYLGEKTAVDGFSGATALSVAYGAGQSGEAVTSALATHNAAIGDQLYSFANMFFGFIPGSIGETSALMCLIGALILIATGVGSWKIIVSGFAGTYIMGLIMNAFAANEFMAMPAHYHLVMGGVAFGIVFMATDPVSASQTEKGKWLYGLLIGFLTVIIRVTNPAYPEGIMLAVLLMNVFAPLIDYYVVKANKKRRLQRATV, from the coding sequence ATGAAGTTTCTACGTGATCTGTTAGATAAACAGAAGCCACTCTTTCAAAAGGGAGGTAAATTTGAGAATTTATATTACTTGTACGAAGCGGGGGAGACGTTCATGTTTTCTCCAAACCATACAACGGGTATAAAAGGAGCTCAGGTAAAAGATGCCATCGATCTGAAACGTATGATGATCACTGTGGTGGTAGCCCTTTTGCCTTGTCTGCTATTTGGGATTTACAATGTCGGCGAGCAGCACTTCCTAGCAGTAGGAGAGTCCGTTGGCTTTGGTGAAAAATTCCTGTTGGGCTTGAAATTGGTGTTACCAATTGTTATAGTAGCTTATGCAGCAGGGGGGATTGTGGAGGCGATCTTTGCCGTAATCCGTAAGCACCCTATCAACGAAGGTTTCTTGGTAACCGGGATGTTGGTGCCGTTGGTGGTACCTGCTACCATGCCGCTTTGGCAAGTAGCCTTGGCCACTATCTTCGCAGTAGTGATTGCCAAGGAAGTGTTTGGCGGTACTGGAATGAACATCTTAAACGTGGCAATGACCGCGAGGGCGTTCTTGTACTTTGCTTATCCTGCGCAGATATCAGGTGACCAGGTATGGACGTACTTGGGCGAAAAAACTGCCGTAGATGGTTTTTCAGGAGCAACTGCCCTGTCTGTAGCCTACGGCGCCGGTCAAAGCGGAGAAGCTGTGACAAGTGCCTTAGCTACGCATAATGCAGCCATTGGCGATCAGCTGTACAGCTTTGCCAATATGTTCTTTGGCTTTATCCCAGGGTCCATCGGTGAGACCTCTGCTTTGATGTGCCTGATCGGTGCGTTGATCCTTATCGCTACAGGCGTAGGAAGCTGGAAGATCATTGTAAGTGGATTTGCTGGAACTTATATCATGGGATTGATCATGAATGCCTTTGCAGCAAATGAGTTCATGGCGATGCCTGCACACTACCACCTTGTCATGGGAGGCGTGGCTTTCGGTATCGTGTTTATGGCTACAGATCCTGTTTCTGCATCACAGACAGAAAAAGGAAAATGGCTTTATGGCTTGCTGATCGGCTTCTTGACCGTCATCATTCGGGTAACCAACCCCGCATATCCAGAGGGCATTATGTTGGCGGTTCTATTGATGAACGTCTTTGCTCCACTTATTGATTATTATGTTGTAAAAGCAAACAAGAAAAGGAGGTTACAACGTGCAACAGTCTAA
- the nqrE gene encoding NADH:ubiquinone reductase (Na(+)-transporting) subunit E has translation MELFSLGIRSIFIDNMVFAYFLGMCSFLAVSKKVSTALGLGAAVIFVLTITVPLNWLLNEFVLKEGALSFLGESFATIDLTFLRFIMFIAIIAAMVQLVEMVVEKFAPALYGALGIFLPLIAVNCAILGGSLFMAQRDYTLAEAGVYGFGSGTGFFLAIVALAAIREKLKYSNVPNGLKGLGITMLITGLMGIAFMSFMGIDL, from the coding sequence ATGGAATTATTTAGCTTAGGAATTCGGTCAATCTTTATTGACAATATGGTATTTGCTTACTTCTTGGGAATGTGTTCCTTTTTGGCCGTTTCCAAAAAAGTAAGTACCGCGCTAGGACTTGGTGCTGCTGTAATCTTCGTATTGACCATTACGGTGCCCTTGAACTGGCTTTTAAATGAATTTGTATTGAAGGAAGGGGCGTTGTCTTTTCTAGGAGAGTCTTTTGCCACGATTGATCTCACGTTCTTGAGGTTTATCATGTTTATCGCAATCATCGCCGCGATGGTGCAGCTGGTGGAAATGGTCGTAGAAAAGTTTGCTCCTGCACTTTACGGTGCCTTGGGGATCTTCCTTCCTCTGATCGCTGTAAACTGTGCCATCCTAGGTGGATCACTCTTTATGGCACAAAGAGACTACACGTTGGCTGAAGCCGGTGTTTATGGCTTTGGTTCCGGTACTGGATTTTTCCTTGCCATTGTAGCCCTTGCGGCCATCCGTGAAAAATTGAAATATTCCAATGTCCCTAATGGACTGAAAGGTCTAGGGATTACGATGCTGATTACCGGATTGATGGGAATTGCCTTCATGTCATTTATGGGCATTGACCTGTAA
- the dnaE gene encoding DNA polymerase III subunit alpha — MYIIFDTETTGLPRNYNAPVTDLDNWPRLVQLAWQLHDERGKLISNQNYIVKPEGFTIPYNAEKVHGISTDRALKEGHDLKKVLEIFHKDVEKAQYLVGHNIGFDINVCGAEFLRVDLPMQLLEKKELDTKDISTDFCAIPGGKGGKYKWPTLTELHQKLFGVGFEDAHDAAYDVDATAKCFFGLITAKVQPPEDGIAVEEVIYEPPKLDAANFAAAKDQQKQAAQDIIKQARRADISDLVDTPFSHLHVHTQYSILQATSEIPAMVARAKEFNMPAIAMTDHGNMMAAFHFVKAAMDNDIKPVVGCEFNICRDHQNKSQKDDGFQAVLLAKNKTGYHNLAKLASFAYTQGFYYVPRIDKELLVQYKGDIIATTGGLWGEVPFLILNVGETQAEEAFVWWKEQFGEDFYVELNRHGIPEEEKVNEVLLRFAQKYDVKYFAANNTYYNTKNDAKAHDILLCVKDGEKVDKPKRYIGKKGREFRYGFPNEEFYIKTPEEMKKLFADLPEAIECTNEIIEKVEPYKLAREVLLPKFNIPEQFQDPQDDEDGGKRGENAYLRHLTYEGAKRRYPEITEEIRERLDFELSIIANTGYPGYFLIVQDFTTAAREMGVSVGPGRGSAAGSAVAYCIGITNVDPVAYDLLFERFLNPDRVSLPDIDIDFDDHGRQKVIDYVIEKYGANQVAQIITYGTMAAKSAIRDTARALDLPLSDADRLAKLVPDIKLKALFGLANDRGKLAEKLKNNSENIDKAYELINISKGNDDLSKTINQAKILEGSVRNTGIHACGVIITPDDITNFVPVALAKDSDMYCTQFDNSVVENAGLLKMDFLGLKTLTLIKDAVRIVKERHGIELDPENFPIDDKETYELFQRGETVGIFQYESPGMQKYMRELKPTVFADLIAMNALYRPGPLEYIPSFIKRKHGLEPIAYDLDDMEEYLQETYGITVYQEQVMLLSQKLAGFTKGEADVLRKAMGKKLRDVLDKMKPKFVNQAAEKGHDKAKLEKIWKDWEAFASYAFNKSHSTCYAWVAYQTAYLKAHYPAEYMASVLSNNMNDITQVTFFMEECKRMGIEVLGPDVNESKDGFTVNQEGQIRFGLAAIKGAGGAAVHSVIEERAENGPYKSIFDFTQRVNLRSVNKKTLESLAMAGGFDCFPDHHRRQYLEAPENDATLIEKAVKYAQKKAQEAESSQVSLFGGGSGMEVPMPSITPIEPFSQLQQLNIEKEVVGLYISGHPLDQFKVEFDSFTNTPLSEFANTEALKTKGEIKAAGVVTSFAHRTTKNGNPFGTLTLEDYNGGHTFFLFGEDYIKYKEYFMTGWFLYVTGSVQGKRWNPDELEFKVGNIMLLNEVRGKMVKGLRLNISLDDLTLDLMERLEAITSKYKGEAKLYINVTDVKERIAVDLRSTKFLIDPSQDMIKALEDIPEVQYKIL; from the coding sequence ATGTACATTATTTTTGATACCGAAACCACTGGTTTACCCAGAAATTACAATGCCCCTGTCACCGATCTGGACAACTGGCCGCGACTGGTCCAGCTGGCATGGCAGCTGCATGATGAGCGGGGCAAGCTGATTTCAAATCAAAATTACATTGTCAAACCGGAAGGCTTTACCATTCCATACAATGCCGAAAAGGTTCACGGAATCTCTACTGACCGGGCATTAAAGGAAGGGCATGACCTGAAAAAAGTCTTGGAGATTTTCCATAAGGATGTAGAGAAAGCCCAATACTTGGTCGGTCATAATATTGGTTTTGACATCAATGTTTGCGGAGCGGAATTTTTACGCGTGGACTTGCCCATGCAGCTCTTGGAAAAGAAAGAGCTGGATACCAAGGACATCTCCACGGATTTCTGTGCGATCCCAGGTGGAAAAGGCGGAAAGTACAAATGGCCCACCTTGACCGAACTGCATCAGAAGCTCTTTGGTGTAGGCTTCGAGGATGCCCACGATGCTGCCTATGACGTAGATGCCACGGCCAAATGTTTCTTTGGGCTGATCACGGCCAAGGTGCAGCCCCCAGAGGACGGAATTGCCGTAGAGGAAGTCATTTACGAGCCACCAAAGCTGGATGCTGCCAACTTTGCTGCAGCCAAAGACCAGCAAAAGCAGGCGGCTCAAGATATCATCAAGCAGGCCCGAAGAGCGGACATCAGTGATTTAGTGGACACTCCTTTTAGCCACTTACACGTTCACACGCAATATTCCATTCTACAGGCCACATCTGAGATTCCCGCCATGGTCGCAAGGGCAAAGGAATTTAACATGCCGGCCATTGCCATGACCGATCATGGCAACATGATGGCTGCTTTCCACTTCGTAAAAGCAGCCATGGACAATGACATCAAGCCAGTAGTGGGCTGCGAGTTTAACATTTGTCGGGACCATCAGAACAAGTCCCAGAAAGACGATGGTTTCCAAGCTGTATTGCTGGCCAAAAACAAAACAGGATATCACAATTTGGCCAAGCTGGCATCATTTGCCTATACCCAAGGCTTTTATTATGTACCTCGGATAGACAAGGAACTGTTGGTCCAATACAAAGGGGACATCATTGCCACCACAGGAGGACTTTGGGGTGAGGTACCGTTTCTGATCCTGAATGTGGGAGAGACGCAAGCGGAAGAAGCTTTTGTTTGGTGGAAGGAGCAGTTTGGAGAGGATTTTTATGTGGAGCTGAACCGCCACGGCATTCCTGAAGAAGAAAAAGTAAACGAAGTGCTCCTGCGCTTTGCCCAAAAATACGATGTCAAGTATTTTGCTGCCAATAACACCTATTATAACACCAAGAATGACGCCAAGGCGCACGATATCCTACTTTGTGTAAAGGACGGAGAGAAAGTTGACAAGCCCAAAAGGTATATTGGCAAAAAAGGCAGGGAATTTCGCTATGGTTTTCCAAATGAGGAATTCTATATCAAAACGCCAGAGGAGATGAAAAAGCTCTTTGCGGACCTGCCCGAAGCCATCGAATGCACCAATGAAATCATTGAAAAGGTAGAGCCCTATAAGCTGGCGAGAGAAGTTTTACTTCCTAAATTCAACATCCCGGAACAGTTTCAAGACCCTCAAGACGACGAAGATGGCGGGAAGCGTGGAGAGAATGCCTATTTGCGACACCTCACCTACGAAGGAGCCAAAAGGCGGTATCCTGAAATCACAGAGGAAATCAGGGAACGACTGGACTTTGAACTTTCCATTATTGCGAATACAGGATATCCAGGGTATTTCTTGATCGTTCAGGACTTTACGACCGCGGCACGCGAAATGGGTGTGTCAGTAGGGCCAGGCCGGGGATCTGCTGCGGGCTCGGCCGTCGCCTACTGCATCGGCATCACCAATGTGGACCCAGTCGCCTACGACCTCCTTTTTGAGAGATTCCTCAACCCGGACAGGGTTTCCCTTCCCGATATTGATATTGACTTCGATGATCATGGTCGCCAGAAAGTCATCGATTATGTCATCGAAAAATACGGTGCCAATCAGGTGGCTCAGATCATTACCTACGGTACCATGGCGGCAAAATCTGCCATTCGTGATACGGCAAGGGCTTTGGACCTACCGCTCTCAGATGCAGACCGTCTGGCCAAGCTGGTACCCGACATAAAGCTCAAAGCACTTTTTGGCTTGGCAAATGACCGGGGAAAGTTAGCTGAAAAGCTGAAAAACAATTCGGAGAACATTGATAAAGCTTACGAGCTGATCAATATCTCCAAAGGTAATGACGACCTTTCCAAGACCATCAATCAGGCCAAGATCCTGGAAGGCTCCGTCCGGAATACCGGCATCCATGCCTGTGGGGTGATCATCACCCCGGATGACATCACGAATTTTGTCCCGGTGGCCTTGGCGAAGGACTCAGACATGTACTGTACGCAGTTTGACAACTCCGTCGTAGAGAATGCCGGCCTACTGAAAATGGACTTTTTGGGCTTAAAGACCCTTACCCTGATCAAGGATGCCGTGCGCATCGTGAAGGAACGTCACGGCATCGAGCTGGATCCTGAGAACTTCCCTATCGACGACAAAGAAACATACGAGCTCTTCCAACGTGGAGAAACGGTAGGGATCTTCCAGTATGAATCCCCTGGCATGCAGAAATACATGCGTGAGCTAAAGCCCACGGTTTTCGCGGATTTGATCGCCATGAACGCCCTTTACCGTCCAGGACCGCTGGAGTATATTCCGAGTTTTATCAAGAGGAAACATGGCTTAGAGCCCATTGCCTATGACCTGGACGACATGGAAGAATACCTCCAAGAGACCTATGGGATTACGGTTTACCAGGAACAGGTGATGTTGCTTTCTCAAAAACTCGCGGGATTTACCAAAGGTGAAGCCGACGTCTTGCGGAAAGCCATGGGTAAGAAGCTCCGTGACGTGCTGGATAAGATGAAGCCGAAATTTGTCAACCAAGCCGCAGAAAAAGGCCATGACAAAGCCAAGCTCGAAAAAATCTGGAAGGATTGGGAAGCCTTTGCCTCTTATGCCTTTAACAAATCGCACTCCACCTGTTATGCCTGGGTGGCCTACCAAACGGCTTACCTAAAAGCCCATTACCCTGCAGAGTACATGGCATCTGTCCTGAGCAATAACATGAATGATATCACTCAGGTGACCTTCTTCATGGAAGAGTGCAAGCGGATGGGAATCGAAGTGCTTGGCCCGGATGTGAACGAATCGAAGGATGGCTTTACAGTAAACCAAGAAGGCCAAATCCGCTTTGGACTGGCTGCCATCAAGGGGGCTGGTGGTGCGGCGGTACATTCCGTGATCGAAGAAAGAGCAGAAAACGGCCCCTATAAAAGCATTTTTGATTTTACTCAACGGGTAAATCTGCGCTCGGTCAACAAAAAGACTTTAGAATCACTGGCCATGGCAGGTGGGTTTGACTGCTTCCCTGACCACCACAGACGCCAATACCTGGAAGCTCCGGAGAATGATGCGACGCTGATAGAAAAGGCGGTAAAATACGCCCAGAAGAAGGCTCAAGAAGCAGAAAGCTCTCAAGTATCCCTCTTTGGAGGAGGATCGGGAATGGAAGTCCCCATGCCCAGCATTACCCCTATAGAGCCTTTTAGCCAATTGCAACAGCTAAACATTGAGAAGGAAGTTGTGGGGCTTTACATCTCAGGTCATCCGCTGGATCAGTTCAAGGTGGAATTTGATTCCTTTACCAACACACCACTGTCAGAATTTGCCAACACCGAAGCCTTAAAAACCAAAGGGGAAATAAAAGCAGCTGGAGTGGTCACCTCTTTTGCGCACCGGACAACCAAAAACGGAAATCCTTTTGGTACCCTGACATTGGAGGATTACAATGGGGGACATACTTTCTTCCTTTTTGGTGAGGATTATATCAAGTACAAGGAATACTTCATGACGGGATGGTTCCTCTATGTCACCGGTAGTGTGCAGGGAAAACGGTGGAATCCTGATGAGCTGGAGTTTAAAGTAGGCAACATCATGCTCCTGAATGAAGTTCGAGGCAAAATGGTCAAGGGCCTTCGCTTAAACATTAGCTTGGATGACCTTACCCTGGACTTGATGGAAAGGCTTGAAGCCATTACCTCCAAGTATAAAGGAGAAGCGAAATTGTACATCAATGTCACGGATGTCAAGGAAAGAATTGCCGTGGATTTGAGGTCAACCAAGTTTTTGATAGATCCTTCTCAAGACATGATCAAAGCACTGGAAGACATTCCAGAAGTACAATACAAAATCCTTTAA
- a CDS encoding IS110 family transposase produces the protein MSSQIEFEQVIQRGCGLDVHQKTVVATVSGIDVEIDTRTFGTFTAQIEELKTWLNSLSITHIAMESTGVYWKPVYNILEEDFKIILVNARHIKNVPGHKTDKKDSEWIAKLLLSGLLKGSFVPTEWIRELRDLCRYKRKLIAQRVAQRNRLHKILEDANIKLASVASDIFGVTGTLIIDALIRKQDDPEYLANLAKGSLRKKMADLKLSLQGRLTEHHRFMLATLRDSIDSINAQIGHIEARIERYAVELQQEVDLLQTIPGIGKETAMNILAESGNDMEVFPDHKHLASWAGVSPGNNESAGKKKSTRITHGNKYLKTALVEAAWAASHTKDTYLGRKYGAIAARRGSKKALIAVAHKILTGLYYILKNKEPYLEPDDTTYQEKRKQAQIKKSLERLRGLGVQVDIRPN, from the coding sequence ATGTCATCACAAATTGAATTCGAACAGGTGATCCAGCGGGGCTGTGGCCTCGATGTTCACCAAAAGACGGTAGTGGCCACAGTCAGTGGCATTGACGTTGAGATTGATACCCGTACCTTCGGGACCTTTACTGCTCAGATCGAGGAGCTTAAAACATGGCTGAATTCCCTTTCCATTACCCACATTGCGATGGAAAGTACCGGAGTTTATTGGAAACCTGTCTACAACATCCTGGAAGAGGATTTTAAGATTATCCTGGTAAATGCCCGGCATATCAAGAATGTTCCCGGTCATAAGACAGATAAGAAAGACAGTGAATGGATTGCCAAATTGCTTCTAAGCGGTCTGTTAAAGGGGAGCTTTGTCCCTACCGAGTGGATAAGAGAGCTACGTGATCTTTGCAGGTATAAACGTAAGCTGATCGCACAGCGGGTCGCCCAACGCAACAGGTTGCATAAAATCCTGGAAGATGCCAATATCAAACTGGCCTCAGTGGCTTCGGATATCTTTGGGGTCACAGGTACGCTCATCATAGATGCCTTGATCCGGAAACAGGATGATCCTGAATACCTGGCCAACCTTGCCAAAGGTTCCTTGCGCAAAAAGATGGCGGACCTCAAACTTTCTCTGCAGGGAAGACTCACCGAACATCACCGGTTCATGCTGGCCACACTCCGTGATTCCATTGATTCGATCAACGCCCAGATCGGGCACATCGAGGCTAGAATTGAGCGTTATGCAGTCGAGCTTCAACAAGAGGTCGATTTACTCCAGACCATACCCGGAATAGGTAAAGAAACCGCCATGAATATCCTGGCCGAGTCAGGCAATGACATGGAGGTTTTTCCTGATCACAAACACCTGGCATCATGGGCAGGTGTCTCCCCGGGCAACAACGAAAGTGCAGGCAAGAAGAAGTCAACCCGCATCACACATGGGAACAAATACTTGAAAACTGCATTGGTCGAAGCTGCTTGGGCCGCATCACACACAAAGGACACCTATTTGGGCCGCAAATATGGGGCAATAGCTGCTCGCCGCGGATCTAAAAAGGCCCTGATTGCCGTAGCTCATAAAATCTTGACCGGACTGTATTACATCCTCAAAAACAAGGAGCCCTACCTAGAGCCTGACGATACAACCTATCAGGAAAAAAGAAAGCAGGCGCAGATTAAGAAATCCTTAGAGCGCCTGCGCGGGCTCGGAGTCCAAGTGGACATCCGTCCCAATTAA